One genomic region from Proteus vulgaris encodes:
- a CDS encoding AAA family ATPase, producing MFTPQEVDQHTLSLTQLIANADQAITDENFEYLMNFYTENGTLVVKDDLYVSGKPSLKKAFMAIAGFFNHSLQVSQGKVKVIFGEDCALVLAQTLLSANMPNEGKFNTIREATYVFKLINDQWLCVIDNSYGTDLLKSSSDARLHFFCGKIASGKSTLAKSFAKSPRTVLINEDEWLSRLYPNQIKTVADYIEKSELVKSVLSEHIAVLLKAGNTVIMDFPANTPKQRQWLKSLADNTGMPYLFHVLKVESAECKKRLSLRNQSDENPFKTTEVEFDFITQHFSYPDPEERLVIKEYN from the coding sequence ATGTTTACTCCACAAGAAGTTGATCAACATACCCTATCGCTAACACAACTAATTGCAAATGCAGACCAAGCTATCACTGACGAAAATTTTGAGTATCTAATGAATTTTTATACTGAAAATGGCACGTTGGTAGTTAAAGATGATTTGTATGTTTCTGGTAAGCCTTCACTAAAAAAAGCATTTATGGCGATCGCTGGATTTTTTAATCACTCATTACAAGTCTCTCAAGGAAAAGTAAAAGTTATTTTTGGTGAAGATTGTGCGCTTGTTTTAGCACAAACACTTTTAAGTGCAAATATGCCAAATGAAGGAAAGTTTAATACAATAAGAGAAGCCACTTATGTTTTTAAACTTATCAATGACCAATGGCTTTGTGTTATCGATAACTCTTATGGTACTGATTTATTAAAATCATCTTCTGATGCTCGTTTACATTTTTTCTGTGGAAAAATTGCTTCTGGTAAATCAACGTTAGCAAAATCATTTGCTAAATCACCCAGAACGGTATTAATCAATGAAGATGAATGGCTATCGCGGCTTTACCCAAATCAAATAAAGACAGTAGCTGACTATATTGAAAAAAGTGAGTTAGTGAAGAGTGTATTAAGCGAACATATTGCAGTTCTTCTTAAAGCTGGAAATACCGTTATTATGGATTTTCCGGCGAATACACCGAAGCAGCGACAATGGCTAAAATCATTAGCGGATAATACAGGGATGCCTTATTTATTCCATGTTTTGAAAGTAGAAAGTGCTGAGTGTAAAAAACGATTATCTTTACGTAATCAATCAGATGAGAACCCGTTTAAAACCACAGAAGTAGAGTTTGATTTTATTACACAGCATTTTTCGTACCCTGATCCAGAAGAGCGATTAGTGATAAAAGAATATAATTAA
- a CDS encoding fused DSP-PTPase phosphatase/NAD kinase-like protein yields the protein MLVPPENFYQVSEKVYRSGQPTPGEMKWLEAQGIKTIINLREYHSDSDDVKGTQLETFHVKMNAGRITDKDVIEVLRKINSTSDPVLVHCWHGSDRTGTIIAMYRLIFENWTKEQAIAELRKKEYGYHELFFPNIVQYLEEVDISAIKQQVFNQQVTDK from the coding sequence ATGCTTGTACCCCCTGAGAATTTTTATCAAGTTTCAGAAAAAGTTTACCGTTCAGGACAACCGACTCCGGGTGAAATGAAATGGTTAGAAGCTCAAGGTATAAAAACGATTATTAACTTACGTGAATATCATAGTGATAGTGATGATGTAAAAGGCACGCAATTAGAAACTTTTCACGTAAAAATGAATGCAGGTAGAATTACTGATAAGGACGTTATTGAGGTATTACGTAAAATAAATAGCACGTCTGATCCTGTGTTAGTGCATTGTTGGCATGGTAGTGATCGCACAGGAACTATTATAGCAATGTATCGGCTAATATTTGAGAATTGGACAAAAGAGCAGGCAATTGCTGAATTAAGAAAAAAAGAATATGGCTATCACGAACTCTTTTTTCCTAATATTGTTCAATACTTAGAAGAAGTTGATATTTCCGCAATAAAACAACAAGTATTTAATCAGCAAGTTACAGATAAATAA
- a CDS encoding ABC transporter substrate-binding protein, producing the protein MYKGFFKTLCIALLGASALSISFNAQAQRVVQYYQNQSITVPDSPERVATSWNAQNAILAMLGAGDKIVSTTDLVKTIPFFTEIVPAIKTASISSKGNNDTLNIETLIVSQPQIFFATGKLSDAQMTALENAGISVALLKSGSMDALLERTLITGEILGSSSHQLAKDYLAYFQRNKTLVKSAISEISANKPMKVYHAFGSPLRTSGAPSLNHDWIALAGGVNVAEHWFDNVPSRAGDVSLEQVIHANPDVIITMYARDTEIIKNAPEWQSITAVREGRVYTNPKGLFWWCRETTEEALQFLWLATVLYPEQTKHIDISKETQQFYKTFFNITLTEQQLKHILKPLKD; encoded by the coding sequence ATGTATAAAGGTTTTTTCAAAACCCTGTGCATTGCGTTACTGGGAGCTTCAGCTCTCAGTATCTCCTTTAATGCACAGGCGCAAAGAGTTGTTCAATATTATCAGAATCAATCCATTACTGTTCCTGATTCACCAGAAAGAGTCGCCACGAGTTGGAATGCTCAAAATGCGATACTTGCTATGCTTGGTGCTGGAGATAAAATTGTTTCCACAACCGATTTAGTCAAAACTATTCCCTTTTTTACCGAGATTGTTCCTGCTATAAAAACGGCTTCAATTTCTAGTAAAGGTAATAATGACACACTGAATATCGAAACATTAATTGTTAGCCAGCCTCAAATCTTTTTTGCAACAGGGAAGCTATCTGATGCACAAATGACGGCACTAGAAAATGCAGGGATCAGTGTTGCATTATTAAAATCAGGTTCAATGGATGCCTTGTTAGAAAGAACGTTGATCACTGGTGAGATTTTAGGTTCAAGTAGTCACCAATTAGCAAAAGATTATTTAGCCTACTTTCAGCGTAATAAAACACTTGTAAAAAGTGCGATAAGCGAGATAAGCGCCAATAAACCAATGAAGGTCTATCATGCTTTTGGTTCGCCATTAAGAACATCTGGTGCACCTTCGTTAAATCATGATTGGATAGCGCTTGCAGGTGGTGTGAACGTTGCAGAACATTGGTTTGATAATGTGCCAAGCCGAGCTGGTGATGTTTCCTTAGAACAAGTTATTCATGCCAATCCTGATGTCATTATCACTATGTATGCAAGAGACACTGAAATCATTAAGAATGCACCTGAATGGCAATCTATCACTGCCGTGCGTGAAGGCCGAGTTTACACAAACCCTAAAGGCCTATTTTGGTGGTGCCGTGAAACCACAGAGGAAGCCTTACAATTTTTATGGTTAGCGACTGTTTTATATCCAGAACAAACAAAGCATATTGATATCTCCAAAGAGACTCAACAATTCTATAAAACATTTTTTAATATCACCCTCACCGAACAGCAGCTCAAACACATTCTTAAACCTCTCAAAGACTAA
- a CDS encoding GDCCVxC domain-containing (seleno)protein, with the protein MSNNQINLMSEITCPHCHTKKMETMPTDACQWFYECTHCHTLLKPLEGDCCVFCSYGTVPCPPIQEARLSEKTSCCCQHESK; encoded by the coding sequence ATGTCAAACAATCAGATTAACTTGATGTCAGAAATTACTTGCCCGCATTGTCATACGAAAAAAATGGAAACAATGCCAACGGATGCTTGCCAATGGTTTTATGAATGCACACATTGTCATACTTTATTAAAACCCCTTGAAGGAGACTGCTGTGTATTTTGTTCTTATGGAACAGTGCCTTGCCCACCAATCCAAGAGGCGAGATTATCAGAGAAAACATCATGTTGTTGCCAACATGAGAGCAAATAA
- the gltX gene encoding glutamate--tRNA ligase, translated as MSKIKTRFAPSPTGYLHVGGARTALYSWLYSRHNKGEFVLRIEDTDLERSTQPAIDAIMDGMNWLNLNWDEGPYYQTKRFDRYNQVIDQMLSAGTAYRCYCSKERLEQLREDQMAKGEKPRYDGCCRGGNHNHSADEPHVVRFLNPQEGSVIFDDKIRGPIEFSNQELDDLIIRRTDGSPTYNFCVVIDDWDMEITHVIRGEDHINNTPRQINILKALGAPVPEYAHVSMILGDDGKKLSKRYNAVSVMQYRDDGYLPEALLNYLVRLGWSHGDQEIFTIDEMIEHFTLEAISKSASAFNTDKLLWLNHHYINTLPAEKVAVHLDWHIKQQNIDTSNGPSLVELIKLLGERCKTLKEMAESCHYFYVDFETFEETAAKKHLRPVARQPLEVVRDKLSAITEWTAENVHQAIQDTADELEVGMGKVGMPLRVAVTGAGQSPGLDVTVHAIGKTRSVARINKALDFITERENQA; from the coding sequence ATGAGTAAAATAAAAACCCGTTTTGCACCAAGTCCTACTGGCTATCTACATGTTGGTGGTGCGCGTACCGCACTTTATTCCTGGTTATATAGCCGTCACAATAAGGGCGAATTTGTACTGCGTATAGAAGACACCGACTTAGAACGTTCTACACAGCCAGCCATCGATGCAATCATGGACGGTATGAATTGGTTAAATCTGAATTGGGATGAAGGTCCTTATTATCAGACTAAACGCTTCGATCGCTATAACCAAGTGATTGATCAAATGTTATCTGCGGGTACTGCATACCGTTGCTATTGTTCTAAAGAGCGTTTAGAGCAACTACGCGAAGATCAAATGGCGAAAGGTGAAAAACCTCGTTACGATGGTTGTTGCCGTGGTGGTAACCATAATCACAGTGCTGATGAACCTCATGTTGTGCGTTTCTTAAACCCACAAGAAGGTTCTGTCATTTTTGATGACAAAATTCGTGGTCCAATTGAATTTAGTAACCAAGAACTTGACGATCTGATTATTCGTCGTACTGATGGTTCTCCAACTTATAACTTCTGCGTTGTTATTGATGACTGGGATATGGAAATCACTCACGTTATTCGTGGTGAAGATCATATCAACAACACACCTCGCCAAATCAATATTCTCAAAGCATTAGGTGCACCTGTGCCTGAATATGCTCACGTATCAATGATTTTAGGTGATGATGGTAAAAAACTCTCTAAACGTTATAACGCAGTTAGCGTAATGCAATATCGTGACGACGGCTATTTACCAGAAGCATTATTAAACTACTTAGTCCGTTTAGGCTGGTCTCACGGTGATCAAGAGATCTTTACTATTGATGAAATGATTGAGCACTTCACTTTAGAAGCTATCAGCAAATCAGCAAGTGCATTTAATACTGATAAACTGCTTTGGTTAAACCATCACTACATCAATACACTGCCAGCAGAGAAAGTTGCTGTTCATTTAGATTGGCATATCAAACAACAAAATATTGATACCAGCAATGGCCCATCATTAGTTGAGCTGATCAAATTACTAGGCGAACGTTGCAAAACATTAAAAGAGATGGCTGAAAGTTGCCATTACTTCTATGTTGATTTCGAAACATTTGAGGAAACTGCAGCGAAAAAACATTTACGCCCAGTTGCGCGTCAACCATTAGAAGTCGTTCGCGATAAATTATCAGCAATTACGGAGTGGACAGCTGAAAATGTTCACCAAGCAATTCAAGATACTGCTGACGAATTAGAAGTGGGAATGGGTAAAGTCGGTATGCCATTACGTGTTGCTGTAACAGGCGCAGGTCAATCTCCTGGCTTAGATGTTACCGTTCACGCTATTGGTAAAACGCGTAGCGTTGCTCGCATTAATAAAGCATTAGACTTTATTACTGAAAGAGAAAACCAAGCTTAA
- a CDS encoding helix-turn-helix domain-containing protein — protein MSSKYPVAYAVGQKIKSLRKSQGYTVFQLAKEIDISEQQLFRYERGVNRIDIDCLVRVLEVLGVNIGSFFEEVTGGMTQETERNEQHIPAHFDSKALSIF, from the coding sequence ATGAGTAGCAAGTATCCAGTCGCTTATGCAGTTGGACAAAAAATTAAGTCATTAAGAAAATCTCAAGGTTATACTGTATTTCAGTTAGCAAAAGAGATTGATATTAGTGAACAACAGTTATTCCGTTATGAGCGTGGTGTAAACCGTATTGATATTGATTGCTTAGTTAGAGTACTTGAAGTACTAGGCGTTAATATCGGTAGCTTCTTTGAAGAAGTAACCGGTGGAATGACTCAAGAAACTGAGCGAAATGAACAACATATTCCAGCTCATTTCGATAGCAAGGCTCTTTCTATTTTCTAA
- a CDS encoding sulfite exporter TauE/SafE family protein, which yields MTLWLISFGLISGITTWLFGFGGGFVTVPLLYTLILTLWGIDSLPAEHAMQIAVATSALIMLFSATVTTIKHHKAKRLDWNIMSILFMGIAFGGILGALLALTVEGTWIKWIFIGYLFVTILDCYFRPGFMAPTHNSKKVTKARETVNGTVIGIIAAFLGVGGSVMTVPLLRRRGTPMAQSAAMANALTLPLALTATFTYIALSFTSPLNSESGFIGYIWLKAALILICSTWVGLKISERFLSRIPDKWHARVYPLLLSLVLIVMLF from the coding sequence ATGACACTCTGGCTGATTTCTTTTGGTTTAATTTCAGGCATCACAACATGGTTATTTGGCTTTGGCGGTGGTTTTGTCACGGTTCCCTTACTCTATACACTTATTCTGACACTTTGGGGAATAGACAGCTTACCTGCCGAACATGCTATGCAAATCGCAGTTGCTACCTCTGCATTAATTATGTTGTTTTCTGCAACAGTCACAACCATTAAACACCATAAAGCCAAAAGGCTTGATTGGAATATCATGTCTATTTTATTTATGGGTATCGCTTTTGGTGGGATCTTAGGTGCTCTTCTCGCATTAACAGTTGAAGGTACGTGGATCAAATGGATCTTTATTGGTTATCTCTTTGTCACTATTTTAGACTGCTATTTTCGCCCCGGTTTTATGGCTCCTACTCACAACTCAAAAAAAGTAACTAAAGCAAGAGAAACAGTTAATGGCACAGTAATTGGTATTATTGCTGCTTTTCTAGGCGTTGGCGGGAGTGTGATGACAGTACCTTTATTGCGCCGTAGAGGAACCCCCATGGCGCAATCAGCAGCAATGGCAAATGCATTAACCTTACCTTTAGCTCTCACGGCAACATTTACTTATATCGCCCTTTCTTTTACGTCACCTTTAAATAGTGAATCTGGTTTTATTGGTTATATTTGGCTAAAAGCTGCACTTATTCTGATTTGTAGTACTTGGGTTGGCTTGAAGATCTCTGAACGTTTTTTATCTCGCATTCCTGATAAATGGCACGCAAGAGTTTATCCTCTGTTACTGAGCCTTGTTTTAATTGTCATGCTGTTTTAA
- a CDS encoding SDR family NAD(P)-dependent oxidoreductase, with product MDYFKDKVILVTGASTGVGEGIAQLLFQRGATVFITGRHLEEITKTARSIDITGKKVIALQADMTSFSQVEKMIETVVVQAGALHGLVNNAGITGPHNTSIVDYEIEDWKSVIDTDINGVFYGLKYGIPAILKSGGGSIVNLSSSNGIVGIAGISAYTAAKHAVLGITRSAALEFADKGIRINAIGPGYVDTPRMQMLPDEVREWMANTHPMKRMATREEVAKTVAFLLSDESSFSTGAFYAIDGGYTAQ from the coding sequence ATGGACTATTTTAAAGATAAAGTGATTTTAGTCACGGGGGCAAGTACAGGAGTCGGTGAAGGTATTGCACAATTGTTGTTTCAACGTGGTGCAACGGTTTTCATTACTGGTCGGCATTTAGAGGAAATAACAAAAACAGCTCGTTCTATTGATATAACGGGCAAAAAAGTCATCGCTTTGCAGGCGGATATGACCTCATTTTCTCAAGTTGAAAAAATGATTGAAACTGTTGTCGTTCAAGCTGGCGCATTACATGGCTTAGTTAATAATGCAGGGATCACAGGACCTCATAATACATCTATTGTGGATTATGAGATTGAAGATTGGAAATCAGTCATTGATACAGACATCAATGGCGTATTTTATGGCTTGAAATATGGCATCCCCGCGATATTAAAAAGTGGGGGAGGAAGTATTGTGAATCTTTCTTCATCTAATGGTATTGTTGGGATTGCGGGTATTTCAGCCTATACAGCAGCTAAACACGCCGTGTTAGGGATCACGCGTTCAGCTGCACTTGAGTTTGCAGACAAAGGAATAAGGATCAATGCAATTGGACCTGGTTATGTCGATACACCAAGAATGCAAATGTTACCCGATGAAGTACGTGAATGGATGGCAAATACACATCCAATGAAACGAATGGCAACCAGAGAAGAAGTCGCCAAAACGGTCGCATTTTTACTTTCAGATGAGAGCAGCTTCTCAACAGGGGCATTTTATGCCATTGATGGGGGTTACACTGCGCAATAG
- a CDS encoding TonB-dependent receptor, which translates to MKKFIISTIACAIAQTFAVSASVAAENAEKIVVTAQPVNNSEAGAGFVTREVDMGPLGEKKWLDTPYTTNTFTQSMIENQQVTSVADILKYNASSQMQARGGMDVGRPQNRGMQGNVVANSRLDGVNIISTTAFPIEMLERVDIINGLTGSLYGPASPSGQFNFTQKRPTLKRLTSLNATYVNDNQFKGHLDLGGFIDDNNTFGYRINLMHDEGKGYVAGSKTRRQLISTAFDWNISPDTVLEVNFSDYWFKKMGYPGAFSYGPKVTALPDAPDPTKTGYGQAFAGVDLHTRTVSSRLKHDFNEDWQISAAIGYQTADRGFRSVSNQLSNDGKQFTPTLSVPTTYGRFTVLSHSVNVNGHVMTGALSHDLILATSGYRWDIYGANGNDQKFTLPTQDINNPHRYDDPSNEGFYTGAARTKNSRSQVQSITLGDTVTFNPQWSVMGSLSQNWIKETSYRAGGGNHTESGLSPAVALMFKPIPEVMTYVSYADSLEEGDSAPNTADNKNEVLKPYRSEQWEMGVKSQIGDLNLNAAIFQLERPFAYVGNDNIFKEQGKQRNRGLELIANGKVTDELFVFSSMTWLDPTLTNTGNAQTQDKDVVGVPKYQANLLAEYHYPTLPNVIYSANVHYTGKRAANTTNTMWAKAYTTLDLGARYQTQYWDKKTTFRLNLDNVTNEHYWASIFSGNQNGAIGGANAFLGTPRQVSASVSIEL; encoded by the coding sequence GTGAAGAAATTTATCATTTCAACAATAGCTTGTGCTATAGCACAAACATTCGCTGTATCAGCAAGTGTAGCCGCTGAAAATGCTGAAAAAATCGTCGTTACTGCACAACCAGTGAATAATAGTGAAGCCGGTGCGGGATTTGTTACTCGTGAAGTTGATATGGGGCCATTAGGTGAGAAAAAATGGTTAGATACTCCTTATACAACAAATACTTTCACTCAATCTATGATTGAAAATCAACAAGTCACCAGTGTTGCAGATATCTTAAAATATAATGCCTCTTCTCAAATGCAAGCACGTGGCGGTATGGATGTTGGCCGTCCCCAAAACCGTGGGATGCAAGGCAATGTTGTTGCTAACTCTCGCTTAGATGGTGTGAATATTATTTCTACCACAGCCTTTCCTATCGAAATGCTTGAGCGTGTAGATATTATCAATGGTTTAACTGGTTCACTTTATGGGCCAGCAAGCCCAAGTGGGCAATTCAATTTCACCCAAAAACGTCCAACCTTAAAACGCTTAACATCACTTAATGCAACTTATGTCAATGATAACCAATTTAAAGGCCATCTTGATTTAGGTGGTTTTATTGATGATAACAATACTTTTGGTTATCGCATTAATCTAATGCATGATGAAGGTAAAGGTTATGTCGCAGGTAGCAAAACACGTCGCCAGCTAATCAGTACCGCATTTGATTGGAATATCTCTCCTGATACGGTATTAGAAGTGAATTTTAGTGACTATTGGTTTAAAAAAATGGGTTATCCTGGTGCATTTTCTTATGGACCAAAAGTTACCGCATTACCTGATGCGCCAGATCCAACTAAAACCGGCTATGGTCAAGCTTTTGCGGGTGTTGATCTTCATACCAGAACGGTAAGTAGCCGACTAAAACATGATTTTAACGAAGATTGGCAAATCAGTGCAGCAATTGGCTATCAAACGGCTGATCGCGGATTCCGTTCTGTTTCTAACCAATTAAGTAATGATGGTAAGCAATTTACACCAACGTTATCAGTACCGACAACTTATGGTCGTTTTACTGTTTTAAGCCATTCTGTCAATGTTAATGGTCATGTGATGACTGGCGCACTATCTCATGATTTAATTCTCGCCACTAGCGGTTATCGTTGGGATATTTATGGCGCAAATGGTAATGATCAAAAATTCACATTACCAACTCAAGATATTAATAATCCACATCGTTATGATGATCCTTCTAATGAAGGCTTCTATACAGGCGCTGCTCGTACTAAAAACAGCCGCTCACAAGTTCAATCCATTACTTTAGGTGATACCGTTACCTTTAATCCTCAATGGTCAGTGATGGGATCACTAAGCCAAAACTGGATCAAAGAAACTTCTTATCGTGCTGGTGGTGGGAATCACACCGAAAGTGGATTAAGTCCTGCTGTCGCATTAATGTTTAAACCTATTCCTGAAGTGATGACCTATGTTTCTTATGCAGATTCATTAGAAGAAGGTGATTCAGCACCAAACACTGCCGACAACAAAAATGAAGTGCTAAAACCTTATCGTAGCGAACAATGGGAAATGGGGGTTAAATCGCAAATTGGCGATCTTAATTTAAATGCGGCTATTTTCCAATTAGAGCGCCCTTTTGCCTATGTGGGTAACGACAATATCTTTAAAGAACAAGGTAAACAACGTAACCGTGGGTTAGAGCTTATCGCTAACGGAAAAGTCACTGATGAGCTTTTCGTTTTTAGTAGCATGACTTGGTTAGATCCTACTTTAACCAACACCGGCAATGCTCAAACACAAGATAAAGATGTTGTAGGTGTACCAAAATACCAAGCTAATTTATTAGCTGAATACCATTACCCTACTTTGCCAAATGTTATCTATAGCGCCAATGTTCACTACACAGGTAAGCGTGCAGCAAATACCACTAATACAATGTGGGCAAAAGCCTATACCACACTCGATCTGGGTGCTCGTTATCAAACACAATATTGGGATAAGAAAACCACTTTCCGCCTCAATTTAGATAACGTGACTAATGAACATTACTGGGCATCTATTTTCTCTGGCAACCAAAATGGTGCTATTGGTGGTGCAAATGCTTTCTTAGGTACGCCTCGCCAAGTTTCTGCTTCTGTAAGCATTGAACTCTAA
- a CDS encoding 4Fe-4S dicluster domain-containing protein, which yields MNNNDKQFVMLHDEKRCIGCQACTVACKVINDIPEGFSRLQVQIQGPHDDEAGNPHYQFFRVSCQHCEDAPCVSVCPTGASFIDENGIVQVKKELCIGCDYCVGACPYHVRYINPMTHIADKCNFCSDTRLAEGELPACVSVCPTDALAFGRIDSPEIQAWIKQKSVYQYQLDNVGKPSLFRRKEIHQGDKA from the coding sequence ATGAACAATAATGATAAACAATTTGTCATGTTACATGATGAGAAACGTTGTATCGGCTGCCAAGCTTGTACTGTTGCGTGTAAAGTCATCAATGACATTCCTGAAGGATTTAGCCGACTTCAAGTCCAAATTCAAGGTCCTCATGACGACGAAGCAGGTAATCCACATTACCAATTTTTCCGTGTTTCTTGCCAGCATTGTGAAGATGCGCCTTGTGTTTCTGTTTGCCCTACTGGCGCTTCTTTTATTGACGAGAATGGTATCGTTCAGGTGAAAAAAGAGCTGTGTATCGGCTGTGATTACTGTGTTGGTGCTTGCCCTTACCATGTTCGTTATATCAACCCAATGACGCATATCGCAGATAAATGTAACTTCTGTTCTGATACTCGATTAGCTGAAGGTGAATTACCTGCATGTGTATCGGTATGCCCAACAGATGCGCTTGCTTTTGGTCGCATTGACTCACCTGAAATTCAGGCTTGGATCAAACAAAAATCCGTTTATCAATACCAATTAGATAATGTCGGAAAACCAAGTTTATTCCGTCGTAAAGAAATCCATCAGGGAGATAAAGCATGA
- the phsC gene encoding thiosulfate reductase cytochrome B subunit, which produces MTSIWGAELHYTPDYWPVWLMAAGLLIVAMIAVLVIHGLLRYALAPKHSGHYEEERVYLYSKAIRFWHWGNALLFILLLLSGFLGHFSIGNVTSMVLLHKICGFVLIAFWIGFILINLTTSNGVHYKVRFSGLIGRCIKQARFYLYGIMKGEPHPFAATETDKFNPLQQLAYLGVMFGLVPLLLITGLLCLYPEVLGEGYWMLKAHLVLGIVALMFICAHFYLCTLGDTFTQTFRSMIDGHHRHQKHDDHSSVAEKTEH; this is translated from the coding sequence ATGACTAGTATCTGGGGAGCAGAACTCCATTATACGCCAGATTATTGGCCTGTATGGTTAATGGCAGCCGGTTTATTAATCGTTGCTATGATAGCTGTATTGGTGATCCACGGCCTACTACGCTATGCCCTTGCACCAAAACATTCTGGTCATTATGAAGAAGAACGCGTTTATTTATACTCTAAAGCAATTCGTTTTTGGCACTGGGGTAATGCTTTACTGTTTATCCTATTACTATTGAGTGGATTTTTAGGGCACTTCTCTATCGGTAATGTCACTTCAATGGTGCTATTACATAAGATCTGTGGCTTTGTGCTGATTGCATTTTGGATTGGTTTTATCCTTATCAATCTAACAACCAGTAACGGTGTGCATTATAAAGTAAGATTTAGTGGACTAATTGGTCGTTGTATCAAACAAGCTCGCTTTTATCTTTATGGCATAATGAAAGGCGAACCTCATCCTTTTGCAGCAACTGAAACTGATAAGTTTAACCCACTTCAACAACTCGCTTACTTAGGTGTGATGTTTGGTTTAGTGCCGCTGTTACTGATTACTGGATTATTATGTTTATATCCTGAAGTACTTGGTGAAGGCTATTGGATGCTAAAAGCACACTTAGTATTAGGGATCGTGGCATTAATGTTTATTTGTGCACACTTCTACTTATGTACACTGGGTGATACTTTTACTCAAACATTCCGCAGTATGATCGATGGTCATCATCGTCACCAAAAACATGATGATCATAGTTCAGTAGCAGAAAAAACAGAGCATTAA
- a CDS encoding AraC family transcriptional regulator produces MRNIDINNVDNLPRDILALGSDYPYDTLLEAHHHRRAQFLYAPNGVMKVKTEDGQWIVLPYSGVWIPAEKVHQVLMLGSSTYSLYIEPNKIPRHSEYCEVLQVSPLLHQLLLSANELPLLYDLGGRDSALLTLLCHELAQAKPLPYFTPLPQHALLDELCTEFMSQPNIRTTPEMWAEKLNKSLRTFTRLFHKETGLSFRDWRQKACLMYALTALKKGDSVTEVALELGYENPSAFSAMFNKEMGYSPKLFLKQLKEF; encoded by the coding sequence ATGCGTAATATCGATATCAATAATGTGGATAATCTTCCTCGCGATATTTTGGCATTAGGCTCTGATTATCCTTATGACACATTACTTGAAGCTCATCATCACCGACGAGCGCAATTTTTATATGCTCCTAATGGAGTAATGAAAGTTAAAACAGAAGATGGTCAATGGATTGTATTACCTTACAGTGGTGTGTGGATACCTGCAGAAAAGGTACATCAAGTACTAATGTTGGGTAGTAGTACTTATAGCCTTTATATTGAGCCGAATAAGATTCCTCGCCATTCAGAATATTGTGAGGTTTTACAAGTTTCGCCTTTGCTTCATCAGTTATTACTTTCAGCCAATGAACTTCCTTTACTTTATGATTTAGGGGGACGAGATAGCGCATTATTGACGTTACTTTGTCATGAATTAGCTCAAGCTAAACCATTACCTTATTTTACGCCATTACCGCAACATGCTTTATTAGATGAATTGTGTACTGAATTTATGTCACAACCTAATATTCGCACGACACCAGAAATGTGGGCTGAAAAATTAAACAAGAGTCTACGTACTTTTACTCGTCTTTTTCATAAGGAGACAGGACTTTCTTTTCGAGATTGGCGTCAAAAAGCGTGTTTAATGTATGCATTAACCGCTTTAAAGAAAGGCGATTCAGTCACTGAAGTTGCTTTAGAATTGGGTTATGAAAATCCAAGCGCTTTTAGTGCAATGTTTAATAAAGAGATGGGATATTCACCGAAATTGTTTTTAAAGCAATTGAAAGAGTTTTAA